A region from the Fusarium musae strain F31 chromosome 1, whole genome shotgun sequence genome encodes:
- a CDS encoding hypothetical protein (EggNog:ENOG41) codes for MTRFHSNWSAWKVAVTAATLVTGVLGDNILKTSGVADCGSEPGISIDKLDISYDNDKQTVTFDVAGTSDKQRNVSAILEVNAYGRKVYENSINPCSKDTPIPQLCPLPDKHFAAAGSQKIDSEWANKVPSIAFQVPDISAQATLRLVSVDNPDEQVACFQAQVGNGKTASVPAVTYLSVGVVGAALLVSGASAASSALSGSAAAGHGGAPSPSFAETLGWFQGMAMNGMLSVDYPPVYRSFAKNFGFSAGIIPWESLQKSIDNFRNMTGGDLANDSFDVLKNATLVFSDNSTSPPEDHSYKVKRAFSTFESLANLAIRGVETSVGDASESEGGQSLKNQTLSVAGISAYVQQYSVPKSNTFMMVLLIVAIIIATIIVSILLVKAILEFWALFGSFPQSLAGFREHYWGSIARTITHLILVLYGIWVLYCVFQFTVGDSWAAQLLAGVTLAIFTGILGWFTWKIFSTVKKLKSTEGNADALYNDKEYWVKYSLFYESYKKDYWWIFIPTIVYLFAKGCTLAVGDGNGLAQTIAQLVVESIFLCLLVWTRPFERKSSNIIGIAIQTVRVLSVALILVFVHELKIPQDSKTIAGVVLIAVQSALTGLLVILIIWNAINVLVKENPHRKRRKEMEKAKRDMDTLTPLDARNSLLLDRKDNNNISMFAMPAPQEKGSGRSMSPDQYRDAESGYQQPPPNYLSSSPPMQRNLTNMDHNNDSQYLMDNAAPVAWTNRDPSPVGMGRYDSGDTGYSPLNKQQTYGYGNGGGYRGF; via the exons ATGACCCGCTTTCACTCCAATTGGAGTGCCTGGAAGGTGGCTGTAACGGCCGCGACCCTCGTCACCGGGGTCCTTGGTGACAACATTCTTAAGACATCTGGTGTTGCTGACTGCGGCTCGGAGCCCGGTATCAGCATTGACAAGCTGGACATTAGTTACGACAACGACAAACAGACTGTCACATTCGATGTTGCGGGTACCAGTGACAAGCAGCGAAATGTCTCAGCCATCCTCGAAGTCAACGCATATGGCCGCAAGGTCTACGAGAACTCGATCAACCCCTGCAGCAAAGACACTCCCATCCCACAACTCTGCCCTCTCCCTGATAAGCATTTCGCTGCCGCTGGAAGTCAAAAGATAGACTCGGAGTGGGCCAACAAAGTTCCTTCCATTGCTTTCCAGGTCCCTGATATCTCAGCTCAAGCAACTCTCCGACTCGTGTCAGTCGACAATCCCGATGAGCAGGTTGCGTGTTTCCAGGCTCAGGTCGGCAATGGAAAGACCGCCTCGGTTCCCGCAGTCACTTATCTTTCCGTCGGTGTTGTTGGCGCCGCCCTTCTCGTCTCTGGTGCATCCGCAGCTTCGTCCGCCCTTAGTGGTAGTGCAGCTGCTGGACATGGCGGTGCTCCTAGTCCAAGCTTTGCCGAGACTCTGGGATGGTTTCAGGGTATGGCCATGAACGGCATGCTTTCAGTCGACTACCCCCCTGTGTACCGCAGCTTTGCCAAGAACTTTGGCTTCTCAGCCGGTATCATCCCATGGGAGTCACTACAGAAGTCTATCGATAACTTCCGTAACATGACTGGAGGTGATCTCGCCAACGACAGCTTCGACGTGCTCAAAAATGCCACCCTGGTCTTCTCTGATAACTCTACCAGCCCTCCTGAGGATCACTCGTATAAAGTTAAGCGCGCTTTCAGCACATTCGAGTCCTTGGCCAACCTGGCCATCCGCGGCGTTGAGACCTCAGTGGGGGATGCGTCGGAGAGTGAGGGTGGGCAAAGCCTCAAGAACCAGACCCTCTCGGTTGCTGGAATTTCGGCCTACGTTCAGCAGTATAGTGTTCCCAAGTCTAACACTTTCATGATGGTTCTGCTCAttgtcgccatcatcatcgcgacCATCATTGTCAGTATTCTTCTCGTCAAGGCCATCCTCGAATTCTGGGCTCTGTTTGGCAGCTTTCCGCAATCTTTAGCTGGCTTCCGTGAGCATTACTGGGGATCCATTGCCCGAACCATCACCCACCTAATTCTCGTCCTCTACGGTATCTGGGTCTTGTATTGTGTGTTTCAGTTCACAGTGGGTGACTCATGGGCCGCACAGCTATTAGCTGGCGTCACGCTCGCAATCTTTACAGGCATTCTTGGTTGGTTTACTTGGAAAATCTTCAGCACAGTCAAGAAACTGAAGAGCACTGAGGGCAACGCTGATGCCTTGTACAACGACAAGGAGTATTGGGTCAAGTACTCTCTCTTCTATGAGTCCTATAAGAAAGACTACTGGTGGATCTTCATTCCCACCATTGTCTATCTCTTTGCCAAGGGCTGCACTCTCGCCGTCGGCGATGGCAATGGCCTGGCTCAGACCATTGCTCAGCTTGTCGTTGAGTCCATTTTCTTGTGTCTCCTCGTCTGGACTCGACCCTTCGAGCGAAAGTCTAGCAACATCATTGGTATCGCCATTCAGACTGTTCGCGTCCTGTCTGTTGCTCTCATTCTCGTCTTTGTCCATGAGCTCAAGATCCCTCAGGACAGCAAGACAATCGCTGGTGTAGTCCTCATCGCAGTCCAGTCTGCTCTGACTGGACTCTTGGTTATCCTCATCATTTGGAACGCGATCAATGTTCTCGTCAAGGAGAACCCACACCGCAAGCGAAGAAAGGAGATGG AGAAAGCCAAGCGTGATATGGACACCCTTACACCTCTGGATGCCCGAAATTCTCTGCTCCTTGATCGCAAggacaacaacaacatctccaTGTTCGCCATGCCTGCTCCTCAAGAAAAGGGCTCGGGCCGATCCATGTCCCCTGACCAATACAGGGACGCTGAGTCAGGATATCAACAACCACCACCGAACTACCTGTCTTCGAGCCCCCCTATGCAACGGAACCTCACCAACATGGACCACAACAACGACTCTCAGTATTTGATGGACAACGCGGCACCTGTAGCGTGGACCAACCGAGACCCAAGTCCAGTGGGTATGGGAAGATACGACTCTGGGGATACCGGCTACAGCCCTCTCAACAAGCAACAAACATATGGGTATGGAAATGGAGGCGGTTATAGAGGGTTTTGA
- a CDS encoding hypothetical protein (EggNog:ENOG41), with product MASTFDVPPSSLHDKDNQPFPPSNQQAPTSAFNSNQLPTTLSRVDSDSLSPINYLETPDSTSSLSHYQASDFSDLDDDPFFGADFNADGGAPNFLEQDLNGLDQSFAPGLMPDKDVDSGTYPLTPEQTASVHATPPQGDLSYAIKGSAPSELPNCISPQEIQKRFNPHPINTQTSELTPSHSSSCRSSEDGLAPGIATMTSPRVTVSMWGNHDETLVHTSVERSLEDSPATVRGGFESAGDLISSGVNSSARDSTGRWQQNTLTGQSGLDPNNRPSDEVPSINELATRRDDDERKEIVGDWLADKMNDLSVRPDDNSRDQINELDNRRDDPQDHVIPFGQETENKFVPGQTYYRDQGEMSQQDRDIIAANRNWADAPMFPSISRGEPGRNQPESSAAAMERFERMCRDTDSILSRAATWGTRRRSLPSVFDLDMTDGASGGILKKLSSSRESRSSKPGSLLRDLRGLVRRPSASRLKRTLSSGNDEESLPSSEGRGSQDSKRDSISKRGDSVSHLAPPNRIGSWGKKPMPSINTAIASMGSNIASIGTTHARSGSVSGSGTPGGSISSPKSPFSGLSVKKSIRRPRSKSELPKPTPAGMQTESHPTLVSMWKRETGGPPVAALAKTKNADLDEEDDDDDDFSDEADMRTNPNVIDNITPNLEGFQQHIIDLNPGLATTNTFLVDRIAYHQVQRYKYLLKNKVTHIGLGAACNSGIMCVSRGGSATLLDQNKNVRELDPLSSPNDDDDGSPVEGAINTESFPQDIPMPPTSHLPAEFECRLCFAAKKFMKPSDWTKHVHEDVQPFTCTWDKCPGPKMFKRKADWVRHENEGHRQLEWWTCDVEACHHQCYRRDNFLQHLVREHKYPEPKVKSKAAVKKAGGSEPTWQKVEQCHHETTKKPHDEPCRFCGKTFPTWKKLTVHLAKHMEQISLPVLRLVDAKASELSADTVISPVQDPPPRNILTTPIQTNMPTQYPVGGQHQQIPQATPQIYQNHNQNQMAYPVMPTEVYNHHQQQQQQQGFYTDQYTNASNATHNFPSAHAEMGMHPMNNQSFNTAPMQEMTASSAGYQQNVFMLPNNGLETYNQMNPLGLQSHGMPMGQMGPIVYDGITDPSSGNGSPFSGQGSMSPYSHSPNLNANTGNGMWGDRRMAGYQ from the coding sequence ATGGCTTCGACATTTGATGTACCACCTTCCAGTCTTCATGACAAGGATAATCAACCCTTCCCTCCCTCGAACCAGCAAGCACCAACCTCAGCCTTCAACTCGAATCAACTTCCTACCACGCTGTCGCGTGTGGATAGCGACTCACTCTCCCCGATCAACTACCTCGAGACCCCCGATTCCACCTCAAGCTTAAGCCACTACCAGGCCAGTGACTTCAGCGATTTGGACGACGACCCTTTCTTTGGTGCCGACTTCAATGCTGATGGAGGTGCCCCCAACTTCCTAGAACAGGACTTGAACGGACTGGACCAGTCCTTTGCTCCTGGCCTTATGCCAGATAAAGACGTGGACTCTGGCACATATCCATTGACGCCCGAGCAGACCGCATCTGTCCATGCTACACCCCCCCAGGGTGATCTCTCATACGCTATCAAAGGTTCTGCGCCTTCAGAACTCCCCAACTGTATCTCACCCCAAGAGATTCAAAAACGATTCAACCCGCACCCAATTAACACACAAACGTCTGAGTTGACACCAAGTCACAGTAGCAGCTGCCGATCTAGTGAGGACGGCCTTGCACCAGGTATCGCTACCATGACGAGCCCTCGTGTTACTGTCTCCATGTGGGGCAATCATGATGAGACTCTTGTTCATACCTCCGTTGAGCGCAGTCTTGAAGACAGCCCCGCCACAGTCCGCGGAGGTTTTGAATCTGCCGGAGATCTGATATCTTCCGGAGTCAACTCATCTGCCCGTGACTCTACTGGCAGATGGCAGCAGAACACATTAACAGGCCAATCTGGTCTTGACCCCAACAACCGCCCCTCCGACGAAGTGCCAAGTATCAATGAGCTCGCTACTCGtcgagatgacgatgaacgTAAAGAAATCGTGGGTGACTGGCTGGCCGATAAGATGAACGACCTCTCAGTGAGGCCAGACGACAACTCACGAGACCAAATCAACGAACTGGACAACCGACGAGATGATCCACAGGATCATGTGATTCCCTTTGGCCAGGAGACTGAGAATAAGTTCGTCCCCGGCCAGACCTACTATCGTGACCAGGGCGAAATGAGCCAACAAGACCGCGACATCATCGCCGCTAACCGTAACTGGGCGGACGCACCTATGTTTCCTTCTATCAGCCGTGGAGAGCCTGGAAGAAACCAACCTGAGTCATCAGCTGCTGCCATGGAGAGATTCGAGAGGATGTGTCGTGATACTGATTCCATTCTGTCGAGAGCAGCAACGTGGGGAACCCGTCGGCGAAGTCTCCCCAGTGTCTTCGATCTTGATATGACCGACGGCGCCAGTGGCGGCAttctgaagaagctctcaagcAGTCGAGAGAGCAGGTCGAGCAAACCGGGGAGTCTCCTAAGAGATCTTCGAGGATTGGTGCGGCGACCCAGCGCGTCTCGTCTCAAGCGTACTCTCAGCAGTGGTAACGATGAGGAGAGCCTACCAAGCAGTGAAGGTAGAGGGAGCCAAGACTCGAAGCGTGATAGTATTTCCAAGCGAGGAGACAGCGTCTCTCACCTCGCGCCACCAAACCGCATAGGTAGCTGGGGCAAGAAGCCCATGCCTTCTATCAACACAGCGATTGCTTCCATGGGGAGCAATATTGCATCCATTGGAACTACGCATGCTCGAAGCGGCTCTGTTAGTGGCAGCGGTACCCCTGGCGGCTCTATATCATCACCCAAGAGCCCCTTTAGTGGCCTTTCTGTGAAAAAGTCGATACGCCGCCCCCGAAGTAAATCCGAGCTCCCTAAACCGACCCCAGCTGGCATGCAGACAGAAAGCCATCCCACTCTCGTATCGATGTGGAAGCGTGAGACGGGAGGCCCACCTGTAGCAGCCCTAGCCAAAACCAAAAACGCCGActtggatgaggaagatgacgatgatgacgatttCAGTGATGAAGCTGATATGAGAACGAACCCCAACGTTATTGACAACATCACCCCCAATCTCGAAGGCTTCCAGCAACACATCATTGACCTGAACCCTGGCTTGGCGACTACCAACACCTTTCTGGTTGACCGCATCGCATACCACCAGGTTCAGCGATACAAATACTTACTGAAGAACAAGGTTACTCATATCGGCCTTGGTGCTGCATGCAACTCTGGAATAATGTGCGTTTCTAGAGGCGGCTCTGCTACCTTGTTGGACCAAAATAAGAACGTACGAGAGCTAGATCCTCTTTCGTCCCcgaacgatgatgatgatggatctCCAGTTGAAGGTGCTATCAATACCGAGAGCTTTCCTCAAGACATCCCAatgcctccaacttctcacCTTCCAGCTGAGTTTGAGTGCCGACTTTGCTTTGCTGCCAAGAAGTTCATGAAACCATCTGACTGGACTAAGCATGTCCATGAAGATGTTCAGCCTTTTACTTGCACTTGGGACAAATGCCCCGGGCCAAAGATGTTCAAACGCAAAGCCGATTGGGTAAGACACGAAAACGAAGGACATCGGCAGCTTGAGTGGTGGACTTGCGATGTTGAAGCCTGTCATCACCAGTGTTATCGTCGTGATAATTTTCTCCAGCATCTTGTTCGAGAGCATAAGTACCCTGAGCCAAAGGTCAAGAGCAAAGCTGCCGTCAAGAAGGCGGGCGGCTCTGAGCCAACATGGCAAAAGGTTGAACAATGTCACCATGAGACTACGAAGAAGCCACACGATGAGCCGTGCCGTTTCTGTGGAAAGACGTTCCCGACATGGAAGAAATTGACTGTCCATCTGGCCAAGCATATGGAGCAAATATCATTGCCCGTACTCCGACTGGTAGATGCAAAAGCCAGTGAGCTCAGCGCAGACACTGTCATTAGCCCTGTACAGGACCCCCCGCCACGCAACATATTGACCACGCCTATTCAGACTAATATGCCAACGCAATATCCCGTGGGAGGACAACACCAACAGATTCCGCAGGCAACTCCACAGATCTATCAGAATCACAACCAGAACCAAATGGCGTATCCTGTGATGCCAACGGAGGTctacaaccaccaccaacagcagcagcagcagcaagggTTCTATACTGACCAGTATACCAACGCCAGTAACGCTACCCACAACTTCCCCTCGGCACATGCAGAGATGGGAATGCATCCGATGAACAACCAGAGCTTTAATACTGCACCCATGCAGGAAATGACTGCGAGCAGTGCTGGCTACCAGCAAAATGTCTTTATGCTGCCCAATAATGGACTGGAGACATATAATCAGATGAACCCCCTCGGGCTCCAAAGCCATGGAATGCCCATGGGACAAATGGGACCGATTGTGTATGACGGGATTACAGACCCTTCGAGCGGAAATGGGAGTCCTTTCAGTGGACAAGGATCCATGTCTCCTTACTCCCACTCTCCAAATCTGAATGCCAACACTGGGAATGGTATGTGGGGTGATAGACGCATGGCTGGATATCAGTAA
- a CDS encoding hypothetical protein (EggNog:ENOG41~BUSCO:EOG09260M44), which translates to MAHDLIFSDSPTREQRKHQAREFDLLGSEDPAESNPAAARIVLALLAPDVSETVLQQQLDRRILRALASGRHASRLGFSLVLTNILKALFGEANLAQTRFPNLGFGEILQLLTKNTKASGGSVSGQEERDILFGRLFGLFAFIESGILFANITRWHLVLRLILDLSGKKPWMQPLCGHHILAALKQMNSQQALDTLSKLDEANVAKTPEGVAVWIFAQTRFPGLKVKHWQVPFDKTTIGELVAILRESLKDSGLDDMEPSQQIKLAGWNPILHPAWSVILEYFVNAGESGLEVFKRFWTRVVDDSLFSQRATDGQKFRGFLVFQKMLQGFVDLSDHIEALFSKNFMSCLMNQVSRRERYLYRAATKTLAVIESITSNHKQTLIPILKCLLGKNGVYNFDERTNTKTIHKLLKNTSESTGKTISKIIRKPLDTIAQVGKGEASAILRAHVRYLSEVGSMCSSPENVPFPEKTFSSASLELARLAYYQTTGIPADILTETVREMYRTSLASVLAKASGRIESCDSVCHVVSSLDIGSMVLSEELKTAVQQALSRMEKLRKHSKSDDTNKGLFGSIALLHAVAVLRVYNAEPDAMEDLELLSQHSGDWKEGKFANGDGDTSVALIEMLLSMVVQPSSLMRQVTQQVFGAFTPHISAAGLELLTGPLTSGENTKGQKELFSNGDDEMEVDEDEDEEGTDADEEYDSDIEIDSDVEFIDIKDMNDESGEEEEEDDEDEDEDEGGPKSKGEFDRPEDLDNELEKILNSHRLDKDADAASSESEGDMSDSEMFAIDEQLAATIKPRIQDPSNSSKKIKKKAKQSVLNFKNRILDLLDIYVRNERCNALSFSLLLPLLDCMRATSTKSLADRASKVISNYRKYQKKAISNFRKSQRQATNDSQEVQILEPDVMLDLLREIHKAAGQNDSHAYAKAASSASLIVVSALIAADKTRMDDIVVIYAKTQANCYSQGTKLQSSFLDEWQDWYRNALQQARN; encoded by the exons atggctcatgATTTAATATTTTCCGATTCCCCAACCCGCGAGCAACGTAAACATCAAGCTCGTGAGTTTGATTTGCTAGGGAGTGAAGATCCGGCCGAAAGCAacccagcagcagctcgcATTGTCCTTGCTTTGCTCGCGCCTGATGTATCTGAGACCGTCCTTCAACAGCAGCTAGATCGCCGAATCCTGCGCGCTCTCGCTAGTGGCCGCCATGCCTCGCGCCTTGGATTCAGCTTAGTACTCACCAATATCCTCAAAGCGCTCTTTGGAGAAGCAAATCTTGCACAGACTAGATTCCCCAACCTTGGTTTTGGTGAAATCCTTCAGTTACTTACCAAGAACACCAAAGCCAGCGGCGGCAGCGTTTCTGGGCAGGAAGAGAGGGACATCTTGTTTGGCCGTCTGTTCGGACTTTTCGCTTTCATTGAATCCGGAATTCTGTTCGCCAATATCACAAGATGGCACCTGGTCCTTCGGCTCATTCTGGACCTATCTGGCAAAAAGCCGTGGATGCAGCCGTTATGTGGGCATCACATCCTTGCCGCCTTGAAACAGATGAACTCGCAGCAAGCACTGGACACTTTGAGTAAACTCGATGAAGCGAATGTAGCAAAGACACCGGAGGGGGTCGCAGTCTGGATCTTTGCGCAGACTAGATTTCCCggtctcaaggtcaagcatTGGCAGGTACCCTTTGACAAGACCACGATTGGTGAGCTCGTTGCGATTCTGCGAGAAAGCTTAAAAGATTCTGGTCTGGACGACATGGAGCCTAGCCAGCAGATCAAGCTTGCTGGCTGGAATCCTATACTGCACCCGGCCTGGAGTGTTATCTTGGAGTACTTTGTCAATGCGGGAGAAAGTGGACTCGAAGTGTTCAAGCGCTTCTGGACTCGTGTTGTAGATG ACTCACTTTTCTCGCAACGTGCCACGGATGGCCAGAAATTCAGAGGGTTTCTAGTGTTCCAAAAGATGCTCCAAGGCTTTGTTGATCTTAGTGATCATATTGAAGCCCTCTTCAGCAAAAACTTCATGTCCTGCCTCATGAATCAAGTTTCACGAAGGGAGAGATATTTGTACAGAGCGGCGACCAAGACTCTTGCAGTGATCGAGTCGATAACCTCAAATCACAAACAGACACTTATTCCTATTCTCAAGTGCCTCCTAGGCAAGAACGGAGTCTATAACTTTGACGAAAGAACAAACACAAAGACTATACACAAACTTTTGAAGAATACATCCGAATCCACTGGCAAAACCATAAGCAAGATCATCCGAAAACCCCTCGACACGATTGCTCAGGTAGGCAAGGGCGAGGCTTCAGCCATACTCCGAGCCCACGTTCGTTATCTGTCAGAAGTTGGCAGTATGTGCAGCTCACCTGAGAACGTGCCGTTCCCAGAGAAAACCTTTTCAAGTGCCTCGCTAGAGCTCGCCCGACTGGCATACTACCAAACCACAGGCATTCCCGCAGATATCCTAACGGAGACTGTTCGTGAGATGTACCGGACTTCTCTTGCATCGGTGTTGGCTAAGGCCAGCGGAAGGATAGAGAGTTGCGATTCCGTATGCCATGTCGTATCTTCCTTGGATATCGGCTCGATGGTTTTATCCGAAGAGCTTAAAACGGCTGTCCAGCAGGCGCTATCAAGGATGGAGAAGCTGCGCAAGCACAGCAAGTCGGATGACACGAACAAAGGCCTTTTTGGAAGTATCGCTTTGTTGCATGCTGTAGCTGTCTTGCGGGTCTATAACGCGGAGCCTGATGCTATGGAAGACCTCGAGTTACTTAGTCAACATTCTGGTGATTGGAAGGAGGGCAAGTTCGCAAATGGCGATGGTGACACATCCGTGGCTCTCATCGAAATGCTGTTATCAATGGTCGTGCAGCCTTCATCTCTTATGAGACAAGTTACGCAGCAAGTGTTTGGGGCCTTCACACCACACATCTCTGCTGCAGGATTGGAGCTCTTGACCGGTCCCCTCACATCTGGCGAGAATACCAAGGGCCAAAAAGAACTGTTCAGCAATGGggacgatgagatggaggtcgatgaggatgaggacgaagaaggaacagatgctgatgaggagtATGACTCGGATATCGAGATTGATTCCGATGTCGAGTTCATTGATATCAAGGACATGAACGATGAaagtggagaagaagaagaagaagacgacgaggacgaagatgaagacgaaggtGGACCAAAAAGCAAAGGCGAATTCGACAGACCTGAGGACCTGGATAACGAACTCGAGAAGATCCTCAACAGCCATCGACTCGACAAGGACGCTGATGCCGCGTCATCAGAGTCCGAGGGTGATATGTCTGACTCCGAAATGTTCGCCATCGACGAGCAGCTCGCAGCAACTATCAAGCCACGCATTCAAGACCCCTCGAACAGCTCCAAGAAgataaagaagaaggctaagCAATCAGTCCTCAATTTCAAGAACCGGATTCTTGATTTGCTCGACATCTACGTTCGCAATGAGCGCTGCAACGCACTATCATTTTCACTCCTCTTACCCCTGCTTGACTGTATGCGAGCAACCAGCACCAAATCCCTAGCTGACCGTGCGAGCAAGGTCATTTCTAATTATCGAAAGTACCAGAAAAAGGCCATTTCTAACTTCCGAAAGAGTCAAAGACAGGCCACCAATGATTCCCAAGAGGTGCAGATTCTCGAGCCTGATGTCATGCTAGACTTATTACGCGAGATTCATAAGGCCGCCGGTCAGAACGACTCGCATGCGTACGCAAAAGCGGCCAGTTCGGCGAGTCTCATCGTGGTGTCGGCCCTTATCGCTGCGGACAAGACGAGAATGGATGACATAGTTGTTATTTATGCCAAAACGCAGGCGAACTGCTACTCTCAGGGGACGAAGTTGCAGTCGTCTTTCCTCGATGAGTGGCAAGACTGGTACCGAAATGCATTGCAACAAGCTCGGAACTGA
- a CDS encoding hypothetical protein (MEROPS:MER0000553~BUSCO:EOG092644WX), with protein MTSIGTGYDLLNSIFSPDGRNFQVEYAVKAVENGGTSIGIRAKDGVVLAIEKVVSSKLLKPGANKRIATIDSHVGAVSSGMVPDGRHFVDRARDEAQSWRQNFKTPIPTSDLASRMGGYLQAYTMYGSVRPFGITAIVGGYDTPEETPVDGEVGSGPKVGAGGKVEGKHGGPFLYMIEPSGMYWGYYGAATGKGRQAAKAELEKLDLPAGNITLDEAVKQAARIIYIAQKDNKDKDFELEMTWISGPDGPTKGRHVEVPKELREEAERLAKAEDEDDDDDDDEDEDAEDDKMED; from the exons ATG ACATCGATAGGCACGGGCTATGATTTgctcaactccatcttctctcctGATGGACGCAACTTCCAGGTCGAATACGCAGTCAAGGCAGTAGAGAATGGCGGCACCTCAATCGGTATCCGAGCTAAGGATGGTGTCGTCCTAGCTATCGAGAAGGTCGTTTCATCCAAGCTCCTAAAACCCGGTGCCAACAAGCGTATTGCAACTATCGATAGCCATGTCGGAGCT GTATCTTCTGGTATGGTCCCTGATGGACGTCACTTCGTTGACCGCGCTCGCGACGAGGCCCAGAGCTGGCGACAGAACTTCAAGACCCCCATCCCCACATCCGATCTTGCCAGCCGCATGGGTGGCTACCTTCAAGCCTACACCATGTACGGTTCAGTTCGACCATTTGGCATCACCGCTATCGTGGGCGGCTACGATACTCCCGAGGAGACCCCTGTCGATGGAGAGGTTGGCTCAGGACCCAAGGTTGGCGCTGGCGGCAAAGTCGAGGGCAAGCACGGCGGTCCTTTTCTTTACATGATCGAGCCCAGCGGTATGTACTGGGGTTACTACGGAGCGGCTACAGGCAAGGGTCGacaggctgccaaggccgagttggagaagcttgacCTACCTGCTGGTAACATTACTCTAGATGAAGCTGTGAAGCAGGCTGCGCGCATCATCTACATTGCGCAGAAGgacaacaaggacaaggattTCGAGTTGGAGATGACCTGGATCAGTGGGCCTGACGGTCCTACCAAGGGACGACATGTTGAGGTGCCAAAGGAGCTACGGGAAGAGGCTGAACGATTAGCAAAggccgaggacgaggatgatgatgacgacgacgacgaagacgaggatgcaGAGGATGACAAGATGGAGGATTAG
- a CDS encoding hypothetical protein (EggNog:ENOG41): MQQDELAALLARNLSFNPVPEPAPAPQQEPKADHAEPIIYTSVHYTHSAHIAQAAQHHDVPRRASEPPQTQGPSVEAILQHHGVNPATLTPSQLQLFKVAESSQQERLIELWNICPPGNGGDIPALAWSSTTVEHEEQLARLRYERLNQQQQVMSLDGTQVQAVDGRWVRNSEPEVEPYMTSGYEELMRRERERETRDSQPRSTYGLYSHATDPVYMGPDYAREQQLLEMATQYGAYQGFRAPEVDTMDVM; this comes from the coding sequence ATGCAACAGGATGAGCTTGCTGCTCTCCTGGCTCGTAACCTCAGCTTCAACCCAGTTCCCGAGCCTGCCCCTGCACCACAACAAGAGCCCAAGGCTGATCATGCTGAGCCCATCATCTATACTTCAGTCCACTACACCCACTCTGCACACATAGCTCAAGCAGCTCAGCACCACGACGTGCCTCGTCGTGCTTCAGAGCCACCCCAGACGCAAGGACCCAGTGTTGAAGCTATATTGCAACACCATGGCGTTAATCCAGCTACTCTGACGCCCTCACAACTTCAGTTGTTCAAAGTTGCCGAGTCTTCCCAACAAGAGAGACTCATTGAGCTTTGGAACATTTGCCCTCCCGGAAACGGCGGTGATATCCCAGCTCTCGCCTGGAGTAGCACCACTGTGGAACATGAGGAGCAACTTGCCCGCTTACGCTACGAGCGACtgaaccagcagcaacaagtcATGAGTCTGGATGGTACTCAAGTTCAGGCAGTTGATGGTAGGTGGGTTCGTAACTCAGAGCCTGAGGTCGAACCATACATGACTTCTGGCTACGAGGAGCTGATGCGAAGAGAGCGGGAAAGAGAGACTCGGGACAGCCAGCCCAGGAGCACCTATGGCCTCTACTCACACGCCACAGACCCTGTCTACATGGGCCCGGACTACGCTCGTGAACAGCAGTTGCTGGAGATGGCAACTCAGTACGGTGCTTACCAAGGATTCCGAGCACCAGAGGTGGACACTATGGATGTCATGTAA